In Sardina pilchardus chromosome 8, fSarPil1.1, whole genome shotgun sequence, a genomic segment contains:
- the stpg2 gene encoding sperm-tail PG-rich repeat-containing protein 2 isoform X2 — translation MYGRSPRVTSLTVGCTPTKLGPGSYEVNHSQTSASDGYAPFLSLTKRQTLFHHSDDELTTPGPAQYNSLVKSHIVGGQSLQNRSRRFVESDPAVPGPGAYNLSLAVGSKHQVTKQREHKKLAVPNRIKFIQQADIPSIPFPGQSYGYEENNQGLLCKQAPPDRDDTLGPAFYNPLKAENTSSQKYKGIHFGNMTGKRKENKVIEGPGPGQYDPDVHDAPSYENINLRKEKKSRVELAIPRYHEIVTLQEEKKGVPGPGQYHIKSQFEKSGSFHRAPLGYIPPFLSQAQRFTSAKEVAPPVGAYNDPRCALELLKKTTSRKSSPFGLTAVRFVSEKKKPSTPGPGAYNIFDYGLAQESIKKAFLESTRRGAFGSSACRNPLFINRSDVHVPGPGQYKVEKKSEEPYKRKQTAAFKSETERLPTPTMTKDTPPASLYNVREAYEKTYGHRRYSVPRNEDAKRRQGSFLSATPRTSAFVRLRADTPGPGHYSPEIKSSAKLALIGSHEDRFKSHKDTTPGPGTYQLSPAIADTVLKGTFNVTLHNPLVVPSPALRAVGTMPENLSIHST, via the exons ATGTATGGTCGCTCCCCTCGAGTTACGTCTTTAACAGTGGGATGTACCCCTACAAAACTGGGTCCAGGATCATACGAGGTCAACCATTCCCAAACCAGTGCATCGG ATGGCTATGCACCATTTCTATCACTAACTAAGAGGCAGACATTGTTCCACCACTCTGATGATGAGTTGACGACCCCAGGCCCAGCCCAGTACAACTCCTTGGTCAAG AGTCATATCGTTGGAGGACAGAGTCTCCAGAATCGTTCCAGGCGCTTTGTGGAGTCGGATCCAGCTGTGCCCGGCCCGGGAGCATATAATCTTTCCCTAGCAGTTGGATCTAAACATCAGGTTACCAAACAGAGAGAGCATAAGAAATTG GCAGTGCCTAATCGCATCAAGTTCATTCAACAAGCTGACATCCCTTCCATCCCATTTCCTGGACAGTCTTATGGCTATGAGGAGAACAATCAGGGACTGCTCTGCAAACAGGCACCTCCAGACAGGGATGATACACTGGGACCTGCTTTCTATAACCCACTGAAA GCAGAAAACACATCCTCGCAGAAGTACAAAGGGATCCATTTTGGAAATATGACTGGGAAACGCAAGGAAAATAAGGTTATCGAAGGCCCTGGTCCTGGTCAATATGATCCTGATGT GCATGATGCCCCTTCCTATGAGAACATCAACttgaggaaggagaagaagagtagGGTGGAGTTGGCCATCCCTCGTTATCATGAAATTGTCACCCTTCAGGAAGAGAAGAAG GGTGTGCCAGGACCTGGTCAGTACCACATCAAGAGTCAGTTTGAGAAGTCCGGAAGCTTCCACAGAGCCCCTTTAGGCTacatccctccctttctctcgcaGGCCCAG CGCTTTACCTCGGCGAAGGAGGTGGCGCCCCCTGTTGGTGCCTATAATGACCCGCGCTGTGCGTTGGAGCTGCTGAAGAAGACTACTAGCCGCAAGAGCAGCCCGTTTGGATTGACGGCTGTGCGATTTGTCTCAGAGAAAAAGAAACCATCcactccag GCCCAGGTGCTTATAACATATTTGACTACGGGCTTGCTCAGGAAAGCATTAAAAAGGCGTTCTTGGAAAGCACGAGGAGAGGAGCATTTGGCTCGTCAGCGTGCCGCAATCCCCTGTTCATCAACAGATCAGACGTTCATGTTCCTGGGCCCGGACAGTACAAG GTGGAGAAGAAGTCTGAGGAGCCGTACAAGCGTAAACAGACTGCGGCGTTCAAGTCCGAAACAGAACGCCTGCCAACCCCGACGATGACCAAA GACACCCCTCCGGCCAGCCTGTACAACGTCCGCGAGGCCTACGAGAAGACCTACGGCCACAGGCGCTACTCTGTGCCCCGGAACGAGGACGCCAAGAGGAGACAGGGCTCCTTCCTGAGTGCTACGCCCCGAACGTCCGCCTTCGTACGCCTCCGCGCCGACACTCCAG GACCGGGCCATTACAGTCCAGAGATCAAGTCCAGTGCCAAGCTGGCGTTGATCGGCTCCCACGAGGACCGTTTCAAGAGCCACAAGGACACGACTCCTGGCCCAGGCACCTACCAG tTGAGCCCTGCGATAGCGGACACGGTGCTCAAAGGCACATTCAACGTGACCCTGCACAACCCGCTGGTGGTGCCCAGTCCAGCCTTGAGGGCCGTGGGCACCATGCCAGAGAACCTCTCCATCCACAGCACGTAG
- the stpg2 gene encoding sperm-tail PG-rich repeat-containing protein 2 isoform X1: MYGRSPRVTSLTVGCTPTKLGPGSYEVNHSQTSASDGYAPFLSLTKRQTLFHHSDDELTTPGPAQYNSLVKSHIVGGQSLQNRSRRFVESDPAVPGPGAYNLSLAVGSKHQVTKQREHKKLQAVPNRIKFIQQADIPSIPFPGQSYGYEENNQGLLCKQAPPDRDDTLGPAFYNPLKAENTSSQKYKGIHFGNMTGKRKENKVIEGPGPGQYDPDVHDAPSYENINLRKEKKSRVELAIPRYHEIVTLQEEKKGVPGPGQYHIKSQFEKSGSFHRAPLGYIPPFLSQAQRFTSAKEVAPPVGAYNDPRCALELLKKTTSRKSSPFGLTAVRFVSEKKKPSTPGPGAYNIFDYGLAQESIKKAFLESTRRGAFGSSACRNPLFINRSDVHVPGPGQYKVEKKSEEPYKRKQTAAFKSETERLPTPTMTKDTPPASLYNVREAYEKTYGHRRYSVPRNEDAKRRQGSFLSATPRTSAFVRLRADTPGPGHYSPEIKSSAKLALIGSHEDRFKSHKDTTPGPGTYQLSPAIADTVLKGTFNVTLHNPLVVPSPALRAVGTMPENLSIHST; the protein is encoded by the exons ATGTATGGTCGCTCCCCTCGAGTTACGTCTTTAACAGTGGGATGTACCCCTACAAAACTGGGTCCAGGATCATACGAGGTCAACCATTCCCAAACCAGTGCATCGG ATGGCTATGCACCATTTCTATCACTAACTAAGAGGCAGACATTGTTCCACCACTCTGATGATGAGTTGACGACCCCAGGCCCAGCCCAGTACAACTCCTTGGTCAAG AGTCATATCGTTGGAGGACAGAGTCTCCAGAATCGTTCCAGGCGCTTTGTGGAGTCGGATCCAGCTGTGCCCGGCCCGGGAGCATATAATCTTTCCCTAGCAGTTGGATCTAAACATCAGGTTACCAAACAGAGAGAGCATAAGAAATTG CAGGCAGTGCCTAATCGCATCAAGTTCATTCAACAAGCTGACATCCCTTCCATCCCATTTCCTGGACAGTCTTATGGCTATGAGGAGAACAATCAGGGACTGCTCTGCAAACAGGCACCTCCAGACAGGGATGATACACTGGGACCTGCTTTCTATAACCCACTGAAA GCAGAAAACACATCCTCGCAGAAGTACAAAGGGATCCATTTTGGAAATATGACTGGGAAACGCAAGGAAAATAAGGTTATCGAAGGCCCTGGTCCTGGTCAATATGATCCTGATGT GCATGATGCCCCTTCCTATGAGAACATCAACttgaggaaggagaagaagagtagGGTGGAGTTGGCCATCCCTCGTTATCATGAAATTGTCACCCTTCAGGAAGAGAAGAAG GGTGTGCCAGGACCTGGTCAGTACCACATCAAGAGTCAGTTTGAGAAGTCCGGAAGCTTCCACAGAGCCCCTTTAGGCTacatccctccctttctctcgcaGGCCCAG CGCTTTACCTCGGCGAAGGAGGTGGCGCCCCCTGTTGGTGCCTATAATGACCCGCGCTGTGCGTTGGAGCTGCTGAAGAAGACTACTAGCCGCAAGAGCAGCCCGTTTGGATTGACGGCTGTGCGATTTGTCTCAGAGAAAAAGAAACCATCcactccag GCCCAGGTGCTTATAACATATTTGACTACGGGCTTGCTCAGGAAAGCATTAAAAAGGCGTTCTTGGAAAGCACGAGGAGAGGAGCATTTGGCTCGTCAGCGTGCCGCAATCCCCTGTTCATCAACAGATCAGACGTTCATGTTCCTGGGCCCGGACAGTACAAG GTGGAGAAGAAGTCTGAGGAGCCGTACAAGCGTAAACAGACTGCGGCGTTCAAGTCCGAAACAGAACGCCTGCCAACCCCGACGATGACCAAA GACACCCCTCCGGCCAGCCTGTACAACGTCCGCGAGGCCTACGAGAAGACCTACGGCCACAGGCGCTACTCTGTGCCCCGGAACGAGGACGCCAAGAGGAGACAGGGCTCCTTCCTGAGTGCTACGCCCCGAACGTCCGCCTTCGTACGCCTCCGCGCCGACACTCCAG GACCGGGCCATTACAGTCCAGAGATCAAGTCCAGTGCCAAGCTGGCGTTGATCGGCTCCCACGAGGACCGTTTCAAGAGCCACAAGGACACGACTCCTGGCCCAGGCACCTACCAG tTGAGCCCTGCGATAGCGGACACGGTGCTCAAAGGCACATTCAACGTGACCCTGCACAACCCGCTGGTGGTGCCCAGTCCAGCCTTGAGGGCCGTGGGCACCATGCCAGAGAACCTCTCCATCCACAGCACGTAG
- the LOC134088816 gene encoding RNA-binding E3 ubiquitin-protein ligase MEX3C, translating into MPSSTSLLENEETEPELPPLVQTFASMGIDDHLAQSQTEQPTLPHPCRTSPFGLLGAVLDLQPLPLNPAGTEEDDEERSDEEALNENESVNHSLLAQAHVSGLGSVMLPGHEAQEPVVLYSDGLDDSSAQQIPGMMIPYGEPGYEPPLINMRRKSVNTKECVEVPSSEHVAEIVGRQGCKIKALRAKTNTYIKTPVRGDDPVFVVTGRKEDVAMAKREILSAAEHFSHIRASRNKAGPLTTTAPGQSGAPTLPGQTTIQVRVPYRVVGLVVGPKGATIKRIQQQTHTYIVTPSRDKEPVFEVTGMPENVDRAREEIEAHIALRTGSCVDMSTDDNDFHCNGTDVGFEQAAHGAWLHANAAVPSGVHRGAGTGSARITASYRNDSSSSLGSGSSDSFYSGGGNRMADFSPTSPFSGGSFWFGESSMLPAGSEDLAGLDPPSFDSLPLATAAPSVNPVPMVWNPFEQGIHLFDGRTPSYRDSQPGTPRLSPTFQEALEHPMAQFVQSGYLSSEAHKFPNYGPAFSSSSDSTTSNSPPDHQFCGPTSRGGGHYSLPRE; encoded by the exons ATGCCCAGTAGCACATCTTTGTTGGAGAACGAGGAAACGGAGCCTGAGCTCCCGCCACTAGTCCAAACATTTGCCAGCATGGGCATCGATGACCACCTCGCTCAAAGCCAAACTGAACAGCCAACCCTTCCCCATCCATGTCGGACCTCGCCTTTCGGCTTGTTGGGGGCTGTTTTGGACCTTCAGCCTTTACCGCTCAACCCAGCTGGAAcggaggaggacgacgaagaGAGATCAGACGAAGAGGCACTAAATGAGAATGAATCTGTGAACCATTCACTGCTCGCACAGGCCCATGTCTCAGGGCTAGGCTCTGTCATGCTCCCAGGACATGAGGCCCAAGAGCCAGTCGTCCTCTACAGTGATGGGCTTGACGATTCATCTGCTCAGCAGATTCCTGGGATGATGATACCGTATGGTGAACCTGGATATGAACCACCTCTGATTAATATGAGAAGAAAGAGCGTCAATACCAAGGAATGTGTCGAGGTGCCTAGCTCTGAACACGTAGCTGAGATTGTCGGCCGACAGG GTTGCAAAATCAAGGCTCTGAGGGCAAAGACCAACACCTACATCAAAACACCAGTGAGAGGGGACGATCCAGTATTTGTAGTCACAGGCCGGAAAGAAGATGTGGCCATGGCTAAGAGAGAGATACTCTCAGCTGCTGAGCATTTTTCCCACATCCGAGCCTCCCGGAACAAGGCAGGACCGTTGACCACCACTGCACCTGGTCAGTCAGGTGCTCCCACCTTGCCTGGCCAAACCACCATTCAGGTTCGTGTGCCATACCGTGTAGTGGGTCTGGTTGTGGGGCCGAAAGGTGCCACTATAAAGCGAATTCAACAGCAAACTCACACCTACATTGTCACACCCAGTCGCGACAAGGAGCCTGTGTTTGAGGTCACAGGAATGCCTGAGAATGTTGACCGAGCTCGCGAAGAGATAGAAGCACACATCGCCCTGCGCACAGGCAGCTGCGTCGATATGAGCACAGACGACAACGACTTTCACTGCAACGGTACCGACGTCGGCTTCGAGCAAGCCGCCCACGGGGCATGGCTCCACGCAAACGCAGCCGTGCCCAGCGGAGTCCACCGGGGAGCCGGCACTGGCTCGGCCCGCATCACCGCTAGCTATCGCAATGACAGCTCGAGCTCCCTCGGCAGTGGCTCCTCCGACTCGTTCTACAGCGGTGGAGGAAACCGCATGGCTGACTTCAGTCCCACGAGTCCattca gtggtggtaGCTTCTGGTTTGGGGAGTCCTCCATGCTCCCTGCAGGGTCTGAGGACCTGGCTGGGCTGGATCCCCCAAGCTTCGACAGTCTTCCCCTAGCGACAGCAGCGCCCTCGGTCAATCCCGTGCCGATGGTGTGGAACCCCTTCGAGCAGGGCATCCATCTCTTCGATGGCCGCACGCCCTCGTACCGCGACAGCCAGCCGGGGACCCCGCGCCTCTCGCCCACCTTTCAGGAAGCCCTGGAACACCCCATGGCCCAGTTTGTGCAGAGCGGCTACCTCAGCTCGGAGGCACACAAGTTCCCCAACTACGGCCCTGCCTTCTCATCCTCCAGCGACAGCACCACCTCCAACTCCCCTCCCGACCACCAGTTCTGTGGTCCGACCTCTCGAGGGGGCGGCCACTACTCGCTTCCAAGAGAGTGA